The Syngnathus typhle isolate RoL2023-S1 ecotype Sweden linkage group LG3, RoL_Styp_1.0, whole genome shotgun sequence genome window below encodes:
- the ntan1 gene encoding protein N-terminal asparagine amidohydrolase isoform X2: MPLFIQNIREDRITSTAELFDKYPHLQREFATTTPADNNVSVIGSEDATTCHLVVLRHTGSGATCLAHCDGSNTYAEVPLLIKSVTSLNTCCHEGRLELHLVGGFEDEAMTSHELSLNILAAFQQLPDDIHLQTCCITEMNDIVINAVHRPAVYGVGVNVKTGKVFPANFPYKGPAEDLRSARTFTGGQMVEIYDPSRGLVKVGPCKWSPNMDFAFWLSQDDAIILKYLSTSPKAEPPHFVRLIKSTIQFLLKHPNSDGLFPEGQPQLFHRNESGDWERVAC, encoded by the exons atgcctttgtTCATTCAAAATATACGAGAGGATCGTATAACCTCAACGGCAGAACTCTTCGACAAATATCCTCATTTACAG AGAGAGTTTGCTACAACGACGCCAGCAGATA ATAATGTTTCAGTGATTGGATCTGAGGACGCCACCACCTGCCATTTGGTTGTGCTGCGGCATACAG GTAGTGGAGCTACCTGCCTTGCACACTGTGATGGATCCAACACTTACGCTGAAGTGCCCCTTCTCATCAAATCAGTGACATCACTGAATACCTGCTGTCATGAGGGCAG ACTTGAACTCCATCTTGTTGGTGGATTTGAGGATGAGGCAATGACATCCCACGAGCTCAGCCTTAACATACTGG CAGCCTTCCAGCAACTGCCAGATGATATCCATCTGCAAACATGTTGCATCACAG AAATGAACGACATAGTCATCAATGCTGTTCATAGGCCTGCAGTTTATGGTGTTG GTGTAAATGTGAAAACAGGAAAAGTGTTCCCTGCAAATTTTCCTTATAAAGGACCAGCAGAGGACCTGCGCTCAGCACGTACCTTCACAGGGGGACAG ATGGTGGAAATTTATGACCCTAGTCGAGGACTTGTGAAAGTCGGCCCTTGCAAATGGTCCCCTAATATGGATTTTGCCTTTTGGTTGTCACAAGATGATGCCATCATTTTAAAG TACTTGTCCACATCGCCAAAGGCTGAGCCACCACACTTCGTCCGCCTCATCAAATCCACCATCCAGTTCCTCCTAAAACACCCAAACTCTGATGGTCTCTTCCCTGAGGGTCAGCCACAGCTCTTCCACAGGAATGAAAGTGGCGACTGGGAGAGGGTTGCCTGTTGA
- the ntan1 gene encoding protein N-terminal asparagine amidohydrolase isoform X1, with protein MPLFIQNIREDRITSTAELFDKYPHLQENAKAFRSQPLTDVDPKCLLYVQQREFATTTPADNNVSVIGSEDATTCHLVVLRHTGSGATCLAHCDGSNTYAEVPLLIKSVTSLNTCCHEGRLELHLVGGFEDEAMTSHELSLNILAAFQQLPDDIHLQTCCITEMNDIVINAVHRPAVYGVGVNVKTGKVFPANFPYKGPAEDLRSARTFTGGQMVEIYDPSRGLVKVGPCKWSPNMDFAFWLSQDDAIILKYLSTSPKAEPPHFVRLIKSTIQFLLKHPNSDGLFPEGQPQLFHRNESGDWERVAC; from the exons atgcctttgtTCATTCAAAATATACGAGAGGATCGTATAACCTCAACGGCAGAACTCTTCGACAAATATCCTCATTTACAG GAAAATGCTAAAGCCTTTCGTTCCCAGCCACTCACTGATGTTGACCCCAAGTGCCTCTTGTATGTCCAACAGAGAGAGTTTGCTACAACGACGCCAGCAGATA ATAATGTTTCAGTGATTGGATCTGAGGACGCCACCACCTGCCATTTGGTTGTGCTGCGGCATACAG GTAGTGGAGCTACCTGCCTTGCACACTGTGATGGATCCAACACTTACGCTGAAGTGCCCCTTCTCATCAAATCAGTGACATCACTGAATACCTGCTGTCATGAGGGCAG ACTTGAACTCCATCTTGTTGGTGGATTTGAGGATGAGGCAATGACATCCCACGAGCTCAGCCTTAACATACTGG CAGCCTTCCAGCAACTGCCAGATGATATCCATCTGCAAACATGTTGCATCACAG AAATGAACGACATAGTCATCAATGCTGTTCATAGGCCTGCAGTTTATGGTGTTG GTGTAAATGTGAAAACAGGAAAAGTGTTCCCTGCAAATTTTCCTTATAAAGGACCAGCAGAGGACCTGCGCTCAGCACGTACCTTCACAGGGGGACAG ATGGTGGAAATTTATGACCCTAGTCGAGGACTTGTGAAAGTCGGCCCTTGCAAATGGTCCCCTAATATGGATTTTGCCTTTTGGTTGTCACAAGATGATGCCATCATTTTAAAG TACTTGTCCACATCGCCAAAGGCTGAGCCACCACACTTCGTCCGCCTCATCAAATCCACCATCCAGTTCCTCCTAAAACACCCAAACTCTGATGGTCTCTTCCCTGAGGGTCAGCCACAGCTCTTCCACAGGAATGAAAGTGGCGACTGGGAGAGGGTTGCCTGTTGA